One window of the Glycocaulis alkaliphilus genome contains the following:
- a CDS encoding FMN-dependent NADH-azoreductase gives MTLLHIDSSILGEASASRQIGADLVAALADTNPDLGIVYRDLAAAPPAHMDGSVLQAVRGDIAGLNDAQRAERVYNDTLVEEFLAAGIVVMGAPMYNFSVPTQLKAWLDRLAVPGKTFRYTETGPIGLAGGKTVYVVSSRGGKLAGSAAEAAMDHQEAYLKTMLGFFGITDVRIVRAEGLAMGEDARDAGLHAAASDIVKLIGRKAA, from the coding sequence ATGACACTTCTTCACATCGACTCTTCAATCCTGGGCGAAGCATCGGCTTCCCGCCAGATTGGCGCTGACCTCGTGGCTGCGCTCGCGGACACCAATCCGGATCTGGGCATTGTTTACCGCGATCTGGCCGCCGCCCCGCCCGCCCATATGGACGGGTCCGTGCTGCAGGCCGTGCGCGGTGACATAGCCGGGCTGAACGACGCCCAGCGCGCCGAGCGCGTCTATAACGATACGCTGGTCGAGGAGTTTCTCGCCGCCGGCATCGTGGTGATGGGCGCACCCATGTACAATTTCTCGGTCCCGACCCAGCTGAAAGCCTGGCTCGACCGGCTGGCCGTTCCCGGCAAGACCTTCCGCTACACCGAGACAGGCCCGATCGGTCTGGCTGGCGGCAAGACGGTCTATGTCGTCTCCTCGCGCGGCGGCAAGCTGGCGGGCAGCGCGGCCGAAGCCGCCATGGACCATCAGGAAGCCTATCTGAAGACCATGCTGGGCTTTTTCGGCATCACGGATGTGCGCATCGTGCGGGCCGAGGGTCTTGCCATGGGCGAGGACGCGCGTGACGCCGGCTTGCATGCCGCAGCCAGCGATATTGTGAAACTGATCGGCCGCAAGGCCGCGTAA
- a CDS encoding ion transporter, translating to MDGEKAGLQSRLESFVESALFRNGITALILVNAVLLGLETYALPPDVAGAFLIADKVIVYIFAAEILLKLFVYRVSFFRSGWNWFDLIVVTISLIPAAGPFAVLRALRVLRLFRLFSVVPEMRRVVMALAKAIPGMGSIMMVLGLIFYVGAVMSSKLFSGTHPEFFGDLGAAAFTLFQVMTLESWSMGVARPVISEHPLAWAFFVPFIILTSFAVLNMFIAVIVDSLQAKHFDEETDRQNKATDERSLLREEVTALRGEIAELKTLMLSGQAKPARKAPGEDEDRP from the coding sequence ATGGATGGCGAAAAGGCCGGTCTGCAATCACGGCTGGAGAGCTTTGTCGAGAGCGCATTGTTCCGTAACGGCATTACCGCGCTGATCCTCGTCAACGCGGTGCTGCTGGGGCTGGAAACCTATGCCCTGCCGCCCGATGTGGCCGGGGCGTTCCTGATTGCCGACAAGGTGATCGTCTACATCTTCGCTGCGGAGATCCTGCTCAAGCTGTTTGTCTATCGTGTCAGCTTCTTCCGTTCGGGCTGGAACTGGTTTGACCTGATCGTGGTGACGATCTCGCTCATCCCGGCGGCGGGGCCGTTTGCGGTGCTGCGGGCGCTGCGCGTCCTGCGCCTGTTCCGCCTGTTCTCGGTCGTGCCGGAAATGCGCCGCGTTGTCATGGCGCTGGCCAAGGCGATCCCCGGCATGGGCTCGATCATGATGGTGCTGGGCCTGATCTTCTATGTCGGCGCGGTGATGAGCTCGAAGCTCTTTTCCGGCACGCATCCTGAGTTTTTCGGTGATCTGGGGGCGGCGGCCTTCACCCTGTTTCAGGTGATGACGCTGGAGAGCTGGTCGATGGGCGTGGCGCGGCCGGTCATCTCCGAGCATCCGCTGGCCTGGGCCTTTTTCGTGCCCTTCATCATCCTGACCAGCTTTGCCGTCCTGAATATGTTCATCGCGGTCATCGTGGACTCGCTGCAGGCGAAACATTTCGACGAGGAAACTGATCGCCAGAACAAGGCGACCGACGAGCGCTCTTTGCTGCGGGAGGAGGTGACGGCCCTGCGCGGCGAGATCGCCGAGCTGAAAACGCTGATGCTTTCCGGGCAGGCAAAGCCCGCCCGGAAAGCGCCCGGCGAGGATGAGGATAGGCCCTAG
- a CDS encoding PAN/Apple domain-containing protein: protein MILALLIASLSLPHGLPAGAILHGEERRGAVLVRLEGAPALSWQACASACGYHEACQAWTHNAYQNRCTLHAAPLTPRPFPGAVTGLSPSLAARIERSSERPPSAREREALDGGLSAPPAAISPVPESAQSQLFPER from the coding sequence ATGATCCTCGCGCTCCTCATCGCCAGCCTGTCCCTGCCCCATGGATTGCCAGCGGGCGCGATCCTGCATGGCGAGGAAAGGCGCGGCGCAGTGCTGGTGCGCCTTGAGGGCGCGCCCGCGCTGAGCTGGCAGGCCTGCGCCTCGGCGTGCGGGTATCACGAAGCCTGTCAGGCCTGGACGCATAATGCGTATCAGAACCGCTGTACGCTGCATGCAGCCCCGCTCACTCCGCGTCCCTTTCCCGGCGCGGTGACGGGCCTCTCGCCTTCGCTTGCGGCGCGCATTGAGCGCTCCAGTGAAAGGCCTCCGAGCGCGCGCGAGCGCGAGGCGCTGGACGGCGGGCTGTCAGCCCCGCCTGCCGCCATCAGCCCGGTGCCTGAAAGCGCCCAAAGCCAGCTATTTCCTGAACGTTAA
- a CDS encoding DUF2336 domain-containing protein: MDIESKLHHLTGLAREKSSERRRALLREVTDLFFEDTPKNGTGAHQQFDAVLSTLAAQTAQDARAELARRFADAPMAPRGLVMQLARDAIEVAAPILAQSGVLTEDDLIAIATEAGEEHRRAMATREAVPERLSDAIVANGDDETLARLVANDGARLSRGAFETVTRRAETSPVLQAPIVNRADTPADLLGDLMSVVETSLRDRIMKRFETLDPAIAEAALAASHARLEARIASDKAIADARKFVTTRRMRKELDGSLLVRLLREGERVKCCVALSELADVDYSAAQRALDHRSPDGLALVCKAAGFDKALFVTLAILRGQTSTNLSADAQVLGALYTSLSKEDAERAMRFWRMRKDMQAA, from the coding sequence ATGGATATTGAGAGCAAGCTTCACCATCTGACCGGACTGGCGCGCGAGAAATCGTCCGAGCGCCGCCGCGCGCTTCTGCGTGAAGTCACCGACCTGTTCTTTGAAGACACGCCAAAAAACGGCACCGGCGCGCACCAGCAGTTTGACGCGGTGCTGTCCACGCTAGCCGCCCAGACCGCGCAGGATGCCCGCGCAGAGCTGGCGCGCCGCTTTGCCGATGCGCCAATGGCCCCGCGCGGCCTCGTCATGCAGCTGGCCCGCGACGCCATCGAGGTGGCCGCGCCCATTCTCGCCCAGTCCGGCGTGCTGACCGAAGACGACCTGATCGCCATCGCCACCGAGGCCGGCGAGGAGCATCGCCGGGCCATGGCCACGCGTGAGGCGGTGCCCGAACGCCTCAGCGACGCCATCGTCGCCAATGGCGATGATGAAACGCTGGCGCGCCTGGTCGCCAATGATGGCGCACGCCTGTCGCGCGGCGCCTTCGAGACCGTTACCCGCCGCGCGGAGACCAGCCCCGTTCTGCAGGCGCCCATCGTCAACCGGGCCGACACGCCCGCCGACCTTCTGGGCGATCTGATGAGCGTGGTGGAAACCTCTCTGCGCGACCGGATCATGAAGCGTTTCGAAACGCTGGACCCGGCCATTGCCGAAGCCGCCCTTGCCGCTTCGCATGCCCGGCTGGAAGCGCGCATCGCCAGTGACAAGGCCATTGCCGACGCCCGCAAATTCGTCACCACACGGCGCATGCGCAAGGAGCTGGACGGCTCATTGCTGGTGCGCCTGCTGCGTGAGGGTGAGCGGGTGAAATGCTGTGTGGCGCTGTCCGAGCTTGCTGATGTCGATTACTCGGCCGCACAGCGCGCGCTCGACCATCGCAGCCCTGACGGGCTGGCTCTGGTCTGCAAGGCGGCCGGCTTTGACAAGGCCCTGTTCGTCACGCTGGCCATATTGCGCGGGCAGACCAGCACCAATCTTTCTGCTGACGCACAGGTGCTTGGCGCGCTCTACACCAGCCTGTCGAAGGAAGACGCCGAACGCGCCATGCGCTTCTGGCGCATGCGCAAGGACATGCAGGCGGCCTAG
- a CDS encoding type II toxin-antitoxin system HicA family toxin, with amino-acid sequence MGQGYYRDVITELKRAGFRQIAAGKGSHEKWESPQGKWVLVPRNTKSRHTANAILKSAGLGAKF; translated from the coding sequence ATGGGGCAGGGCTATTACCGCGATGTCATCACTGAGCTGAAACGTGCCGGGTTTCGTCAGATAGCGGCCGGCAAGGGTAGCCATGAGAAGTGGGAGTCACCCCAAGGCAAATGGGTGCTGGTCCCGCGAAACACGAAAAGCCGTCATACAGCCAATGCGATTTTGAAATCGGCTGGACTTGGCGCGAAGTTCTAG
- a CDS encoding DUF1902 domain-containing protein, with product MQKTFYVKALWDEEAKVFVCESDIEGLHIEAETLDEFERLIHEHARELALQNHILNQTGAANLTLADLIPGIVWQRPSEAEPLCA from the coding sequence ATGCAGAAGACCTTTTATGTCAAGGCGCTATGGGATGAGGAAGCCAAAGTCTTCGTCTGCGAAAGCGATATAGAAGGGCTGCATATAGAGGCTGAAACGCTCGACGAGTTCGAGCGGCTGATCCATGAGCACGCCCGTGAGCTGGCGCTGCAAAACCACATTCTCAACCAGACCGGTGCGGCCAATCTGACGCTCGCCGATCTCATTCCGGGCATTGTTTGGCAGCGGCCTTCGGAAGCCGAGCCGCTTTGCGCGTGA
- a CDS encoding mechanosensitive ion channel family protein — protein METMNDLWAIVVDVWTTSFLGLNVGQALVGLLVVALAFAVRGLVGWAITKFLLAHAQKTTTQMDEKVVRALSGPIRMIPIIIGVYIAVLIVGLDQPDGEGPGLNLVRTLIVIAIFWALHNVVTPISYLLRPLQRALGPVLVDWLAKTLRILFVVVGAGAVLQLWGIPVAPIVAGLGLFGVAVGLGAQDLFKNLISGLLVLTEKRFLPGEWILVDGVVEGTVEQINFRSTLVRRFDRSPVYVPNSFLSDRAVTNFSRMTHRRIRWMVGVEYKTTKEQLQYIRDKTLEWLDNHPGFAKPPEVATFMRVDSFGPSSIDYLLYCFTHTTNWGEWLALKEELALALKDIVEGAGTAFAFPSTSVYMDDGVEVFVPPKVSAHGRKTDPDANPDAKAAPETLTRGEEGDSD, from the coding sequence ATGGAAACGATGAACGATTTGTGGGCCATTGTGGTCGATGTCTGGACCACGAGCTTTCTGGGCCTGAATGTCGGCCAGGCGCTGGTTGGCCTGCTGGTGGTCGCGCTGGCGTTTGCCGTGCGGGGACTTGTCGGCTGGGCCATCACGAAATTCCTGCTGGCCCATGCCCAGAAAACCACCACCCAGATGGACGAGAAGGTGGTGCGGGCGCTTTCCGGGCCGATCCGCATGATTCCGATCATTATCGGTGTCTATATCGCCGTGCTCATCGTCGGCCTCGATCAGCCTGACGGAGAGGGGCCGGGCCTCAACCTGGTGCGCACGCTGATCGTGATCGCGATCTTCTGGGCGCTGCACAATGTGGTGACGCCGATCTCCTATCTCTTGCGGCCGCTGCAGCGCGCGCTGGGCCCTGTGCTGGTGGACTGGCTGGCCAAGACACTGCGCATACTGTTCGTGGTGGTCGGTGCCGGCGCGGTGCTGCAGCTCTGGGGCATTCCGGTGGCGCCGATTGTGGCCGGCCTTGGCCTGTTTGGCGTGGCCGTCGGTCTTGGCGCGCAGGATCTGTTCAAGAACCTCATTTCCGGCCTGCTGGTGCTGACCGAGAAGCGCTTCCTGCCGGGTGAGTGGATTCTGGTCGACGGCGTCGTTGAAGGTACGGTCGAACAGATCAATTTCCGCTCTACGCTGGTACGCCGCTTTGACCGTTCGCCGGTCTATGTGCCCAATTCCTTCCTGTCGGACAGGGCGGTGACGAACTTCTCGCGCATGACCCATCGGCGCATACGCTGGATGGTGGGCGTGGAATACAAGACCACCAAGGAGCAGCTTCAGTATATCCGCGACAAGACGCTGGAATGGCTGGATAATCATCCGGGCTTTGCCAAGCCGCCGGAGGTTGCGACCTTCATGCGGGTGGACAGTTTCGGCCCGTCCTCCATCGACTATCTGCTCTACTGCTTCACGCACACGACAAACTGGGGCGAATGGCTGGCGCTCAAGGAAGAGTTGGCGCTGGCCCTGAAAGACATTGTGGAAGGGGCCGGGACCGCTTTCGCCTTCCCGTCCACCAGCGTCTATATGGATGACGGGGTGGAGGTGTTTGTGCCGCCCAAGGTCAGCGCACATGGGCGCAAGACTGACCCGGACGCCAACCCGGATGCGAAGGCAGCCCCTGAAACGCTCACGCGCGGAGAGGAAGGCGATAGCGATTGA
- a CDS encoding peptide chain release factor 3, giving the protein MTSPTSVSPEWARRRTFAIISHPDAGKTTLTENILLSAGAIRLAGQVKARGENRRTQSDWMKIERERGISVSASVMTYEYGGLLFNLLDTPGHEDFSEDTYRTLTAADSAIMVLDAAKGVEPRTLKLVEVCRLRDIPILTFINKMDREAMDPSELLDDIQDKLALDAAPMQWPSGSGNRFKGVADLERDEFVVYRRPSADDADPVRSQRVSLSGNEISSILSEAELAELREGAELAREVCPAFNPQSYREGHMTPVYFGSALRQFGVFELLEALKQVAPGPEAQPATGGPAPELTPDGKEVAGFVFKVQANMDPNHRDRVAFMRLCSGTFKRGMKLKTDSGKLLTVSSPIMFFAQDRELADEAFAGDVIGVPNHGALRVGDTLSESGKWRVAGIPNFAPELLRRARLKDPLKAKHLKKALESLAEEGVTQLFRLQVGGDFVVGAVGALQIDVMAERVAAEYNLDVTFEPSPYETARWITGERDKLEALIDRHKTAIAEDIDGALVFMAKNAWEVSYIQEKWPDIEFHRAKERRA; this is encoded by the coding sequence ATGACCTCCCCCACAAGCGTGTCGCCCGAATGGGCGCGGCGGCGTACCTTTGCCATCATCTCCCACCCGGACGCCGGTAAAACCACGCTGACCGAGAACATCCTCCTCAGCGCGGGTGCAATCCGTCTGGCCGGGCAGGTCAAGGCGCGGGGGGAGAACCGGCGTACCCAGTCTGACTGGATGAAGATCGAGCGCGAGCGCGGGATTTCGGTCTCCGCCTCGGTGATGACCTATGAGTATGGCGGGCTATTGTTCAACCTGCTCGATACGCCGGGCCACGAAGACTTCTCTGAAGACACCTACCGCACCCTCACGGCCGCCGACAGCGCGATCATGGTGCTGGACGCGGCCAAGGGCGTGGAGCCGCGCACGCTGAAGCTGGTCGAGGTGTGCCGCCTGCGTGACATTCCCATCCTCACCTTCATCAACAAGATGGATCGTGAGGCGATGGATCCGTCCGAATTGCTTGATGACATCCAGGACAAGCTGGCACTGGACGCTGCGCCCATGCAGTGGCCGTCCGGTTCGGGCAACCGGTTCAAGGGTGTGGCCGATCTGGAGCGTGACGAGTTTGTCGTCTATCGCCGCCCGTCTGCCGATGACGCCGACCCGGTCAGGAGCCAGCGCGTGTCCCTGTCAGGCAACGAGATCAGCTCGATCCTGAGCGAAGCCGAGCTGGCCGAGCTGCGCGAGGGCGCCGAACTGGCGCGCGAGGTCTGCCCCGCCTTCAACCCGCAGAGCTATCGCGAAGGGCACATGACGCCGGTCTATTTCGGCTCGGCCCTGCGCCAGTTCGGCGTGTTCGAGCTGCTCGAAGCCCTCAAACAGGTGGCGCCGGGGCCTGAAGCCCAGCCGGCGACCGGCGGCCCGGCACCGGAGCTGACGCCCGACGGCAAGGAAGTGGCCGGCTTCGTGTTCAAGGTGCAGGCCAATATGGACCCGAACCATCGCGACCGCGTGGCCTTCATGCGTCTGTGCTCCGGCACGTTCAAGCGCGGCATGAAGCTGAAAACCGATAGCGGCAAGCTGCTCACCGTTTCCAGCCCGATCATGTTCTTTGCCCAGGACCGGGAGCTGGCCGACGAGGCCTTTGCCGGTGACGTGATCGGTGTGCCCAACCATGGCGCTTTGCGTGTGGGCGATACGCTGTCGGAAAGTGGCAAATGGCGCGTGGCGGGCATCCCCAATTTCGCGCCGGAGCTGCTGCGCCGCGCCCGGCTGAAGGATCCGTTGAAAGCCAAGCACCTGAAAAAAGCGCTGGAAAGCCTGGCTGAAGAGGGCGTCACCCAGCTTTTCCGTCTGCAGGTGGGCGGCGATTTCGTGGTCGGCGCGGTCGGTGCGCTGCAGATCGACGTGATGGCAGAGCGGGTAGCGGCTGAATACAATCTGGACGTCACTTTCGAGCCAAGCCCTTACGAGACCGCGCGCTGGATCACGGGTGAGCGCGACAAGCTGGAAGCGCTGATCGACCGGCATAAAACGGCGATAGCCGAGGACATTGATGGCGCGCTGGTCTTCATGGCCAAGAACGCCTGGGAGGTGTCCTACATTCAGGAGAAATGGCCCGATATAGAGTTCCACCGGGCCAAGGAGCGCCGCGCTTAA
- a CDS encoding DUF1491 family protein produces the protein MPELSTWIWVDALRWRAEREGASFYALHKGDADAGVVLVKLVGADRLARLFVPVRDMEGERVWSQPLGALPMEEARADSYIARRREDDPDIWAVEIIDREGRHFLMERVEE, from the coding sequence ATGCCTGAGCTCAGCACATGGATCTGGGTGGATGCCCTGCGGTGGCGTGCGGAGCGTGAGGGCGCGTCCTTCTACGCGCTGCACAAGGGCGATGCTGATGCCGGCGTGGTGCTGGTAAAGCTGGTCGGCGCAGACCGGCTGGCACGCCTGTTTGTGCCGGTACGCGACATGGAGGGTGAGCGCGTCTGGTCGCAGCCTCTGGGCGCCCTGCCCATGGAGGAGGCCCGTGCCGATTCCTATATCGCCCGCCGCCGTGAGGATGATCCGGATATATGGGCGGTCGAAATCATTGATCGCGAAGGGCGTCATTTCCTTATGGAACGGGTTGAGGAGTAG
- a CDS encoding sensor histidine kinase → MITLATRLGRWIARTRARWIHALWAALWLCAAVSALMLGSPLETAALLAATALPGLVGLRLARADGWSDAARAFIVISWVVPVLALAALPGGPAWLTPFAALAGGAALAASRQYGGALVSLLVNSASLFIMFYAGVVQPAASGLPFPLELGLAAYLGLGVLVALAGLLPALTRLDRQNAGVQPLADGFVHAPSALIVCDADGRMQAASLAARSLMPGLPRDVAGLPVSHLAYEDEGRDMLEHQLHKASGSIVTQMRGDNGRPVTLEARAHRAGEGFVVALSVPQREDKILDRLARERDEAVAASKAKSEFLAAISHELRTPLNAIIGFSDLMKQRLFGPMPARYAEYADLIHESGVHLLDLIGDVLDMSKIEADRYELLRETFDAGEVVETCVRMMRLRAEDKNIRLSCDLRESELTVHADRKALRQIVLNLLSNAIKFTPDGGAVVVMLRASGAELVLAVGDSGPGMSEAEVSRLGHAYAQAANAHQSDERGSGLGLALVHALAGLHGGTMSLQSRLGEGTTVTVSLPVVSASDDGILKSDPETPAVHEQIRLAQAAGEAIVQQAAAS, encoded by the coding sequence GCTGGATTCATGCGCTCTGGGCAGCGCTCTGGCTGTGCGCCGCAGTGTCGGCGCTGATGCTGGGTTCGCCCCTTGAAACCGCCGCCCTGCTGGCTGCCACGGCCCTTCCCGGACTGGTGGGCCTGCGTCTGGCGCGCGCGGACGGCTGGAGCGATGCCGCACGTGCCTTCATCGTCATCAGCTGGGTGGTGCCGGTGCTGGCGCTGGCCGCGCTTCCTGGCGGGCCGGCTTGGCTGACGCCGTTTGCGGCGCTGGCCGGTGGTGCAGCGCTGGCGGCCAGCCGGCAATATGGCGGCGCGCTGGTCAGCCTGCTGGTCAATTCCGCCTCCCTGTTCATCATGTTCTATGCCGGTGTGGTGCAGCCCGCTGCCTCGGGCCTGCCTTTCCCGCTTGAGCTGGGTTTGGCCGCCTATCTGGGGCTTGGCGTGCTGGTGGCCCTGGCTGGCCTGCTGCCCGCACTCACCCGGCTGGACCGGCAAAATGCCGGGGTGCAGCCGCTGGCAGACGGGTTTGTGCATGCGCCGTCCGCCCTGATCGTGTGCGATGCGGACGGGCGGATGCAAGCCGCGTCGCTTGCGGCGCGTTCCCTCATGCCCGGCCTGCCGCGCGATGTGGCGGGCCTGCCGGTGTCGCACCTTGCCTATGAAGACGAGGGGCGCGACATGCTGGAGCACCAGCTGCACAAGGCGAGCGGGTCCATCGTCACACAGATGCGCGGCGATAATGGCCGCCCGGTAACGCTGGAGGCGCGCGCGCACCGGGCCGGAGAGGGCTTTGTCGTCGCCCTGTCGGTGCCGCAGCGTGAGGACAAGATTCTGGACCGGCTGGCGCGCGAGCGCGACGAGGCCGTTGCCGCCAGCAAGGCCAAGTCAGAGTTCCTGGCGGCGATCAGCCATGAGCTGCGTACGCCGCTCAATGCCATTATCGGCTTTTCAGACCTGATGAAGCAGCGCCTGTTCGGCCCGATGCCGGCGCGCTATGCCGAATATGCCGACCTCATCCATGAAAGCGGCGTGCATCTGCTCGATCTGATCGGTGATGTTCTCGATATGTCGAAGATCGAGGCGGACCGCTACGAGCTGCTGCGCGAGACGTTCGATGCGGGCGAGGTCGTCGAGACGTGCGTGCGGATGATGCGCCTGCGCGCCGAGGACAAGAATATCCGCCTGAGCTGCGATCTGCGCGAAAGCGAACTCACGGTTCACGCCGACCGCAAGGCGCTGCGCCAGATCGTGCTCAACCTGTTGTCCAATGCCATCAAGTTCACGCCCGATGGCGGGGCTGTCGTCGTGATGCTGCGCGCCAGCGGAGCCGAGCTGGTGCTGGCGGTCGGTGATAGCGGGCCGGGCATGAGCGAGGCCGAGGTCAGCCGGCTGGGCCATGCCTATGCACAGGCCGCAAACGCGCACCAGAGCGATGAACGCGGCTCAGGGCTGGGCCTGGCGCTGGTGCATGCGCTGGCAGGTCTGCATGGCGGAACGATGAGCCTGCAGAGCCGGCTGGGTGAGGGCACCACGGTCACGGTTTCGCTTCCCGTGGTGTCTGCCAGCGATGACGGCATTCTCAAGAGCGACCCGGAAACGCCCGCCGTCCACGAACAGATCCGCCTGGCACAGGCGGCTGGTGAGGCCATCGTCCAGCAGGCCGCTGCCAGCTGA